The Phragmites australis chromosome 13, lpPhrAust1.1, whole genome shotgun sequence DNA window GGTGGCGTCTGGTTTGTTGGTGTTTGGTCTATGGAGCAAGAAATAAGGGTAGGGGTATGGGCCCAAACGGAAGGCCCAAATTGTTCTTTTCCTATTTTATGCTACTTTTTTATTCGTGACGAATTTGTTGCTTTTTAAGACAATTGGTTGCCTAATTGCTCAATAAGCATCGTCACACATGGGAAGTGACTTACCTTGCCACCCTGGCAAGGACACTCAGTTGTTTATTGTTCGTGCTTCTTTAAGGCTTTACACCAGTACTAACCCACGCATGGAGACAATTTTATGTTGCATAATGCAGGAAGGAAATCACTTGCAAGTTCCGTATTGCTTTTAACTGAACTTCCATTCTACATGCAAATTTTTGCAATTGTCGTGGTGTGGCCATGCAGCTGACCCGGTCAATATTATGTTTGTGtacttttattattttatttgtacCCAAAAATGTTTTTAGTGCCTCCTATCTCTTCCATGGTTTGGATTTTTTTGGACACCTCggttgtttttatttttctttgcaaattGTTGGAAAAAGCTTTGGTTCTATTCAGGTTTGCCAATCACACCCCAGGTGATACAACAATTTACCACTATAGCTTTTTCAATATGTATGCATTCATAATAACTTTGggccttctttttttctttctttctttcttttttttttttgcttcaggAGCATTTTGGTAATTCTGCATCATTATCTGTGGGACCACCGGGCCTCCTGCTTAATGGTACGGGAGAGTTGGATGAATGGCAATTTGGACCGAGCAGAGTTCATAGTGTTGGTGCAACCACGAACTACACTGCATTTGATATGGGCTCCCTTTGGACAGATGTGGAAATGGACAGTGCTGAATTTCGCAGGCATGTCCAGAACCGTTTCGTGTCGAACATGGAAAAGATGAATCCTTATGGCAGTAGGGACCTTAATGCTTCCTATGTCTCTGATTCTGATCTTTCAGATGCTTTATCTGGATTGAGGCTGTCTAATGCTGCAGTAATGGATGAAAGGAATCATGAGGAAGAGTTACTAGATGAAATACTCAAACGTCGAAGAGATTTCTCCACTAAGATTGGTGATGATAACCGATCTGCTTTGGCTGCTAATGATTTTTGCACACCTAGGTCTGAGCGTTTCAATGTGCGTCCGCTGCCAATATGTGGAGATGGTATTTTACGCAGGCAGACCAGTACATTAGATGGTTCCAATGCTTCAAGGATTAGTCGCCATCACATCAAGGATGCCGATCACTTATCTGTTGCTGAACAGCTTGCTATGATGCGATCGGGCAACTTGCACAGAGAGGCCAATCTTTTTCGCAATGCAACTATGACAAATATGATCAACCCCAGGAGCAATAGATACAACAGCATTACAGACTTGGATTTGGTTAGGAATCAAAAGGCATTCCGTGAGGATCTTTATGCTCATCAATATCTGCAGGGTGATAGTCTCTTTCAACCAGCATCTGGCCTCTCATATAACGATAGCAGGTTCTATCATGATGAGCCTTGTTTTCCCTATTCAAGAATGCAAAGATCAGGATCCCATTTTCGTCCAAACTCAGGGACCATTCCATCTCATGGTGATCGGCAATCACAGTTCTTCCCTTTCAATAAAAAGGCGACTGGTAGAAATACGGGACCACATGTCTATCATGATAGCACAGTAGCAAACTACCTGGAAGTGCTATCTTTGGATAATGCAGATAGAAATGGGGCTGATTCAGTGGAGTTGGTTGATGTAGTGGGCCGCGTAAAGGAAGTTAGGCAAGCCTTCTCTTTCATTCTGCAGTTAATGTTTTCCCATTCAAGTTCTCTTCATTTCATTAATTTCTAATCTAATGCAGTATGGATCAATATGGAAGCCGGTTTATTCAACAAAAACTAGAAAATGCATCAGGCGATGACAGGGAGGAAATCTTCCCAGAGATATTATCCAATGCAATTGCACTAACAACTGATGTTTTTGGCAATTATGTGATCCAAAAGGTATATCTAACTGTCCTAGTTCAATTATTTGTACTTCTTGGGTAATCCTGATATTTGGAATGTTGTTCACAGTTTTTTGAGTTCGCTACAGAAAGCCAGTTAATCCAATTAGCAGATCAACTCAAAAGTCACATTTTGGAACTCAGCCTCCAGATGTATGGTTGCAGAGTAGTTCAGAAGGTCAGTTCAATGTTAAAGGTTTTGTATATATTACATTGCTATGCTTCACAGCTGTGATCTAAACATGTAACCATTCCAAACTCTGTGCTTTTTGTGAAATACTGTGAATGTCATGAAGCCCTATTCTGTTGGTTATACTAGCAACCTGTGCAGGCATGGGCAACATGTTTTGCATTGCCTGCAAGGGCTGCTTTCAAATATAAGTCcggattttgaaaaaaaaaaatcataatttcatttttcttgttCCAAAACTTGCAGGTTTACCatttttctctgaattttgatatatataaaATTTCATTATATTTTGCAGTTATTAATTCTACTTTTTGCgcactcatatatatatatatacacactctTTATTCTACTCCCTGCGctaaaaatagctatttaaCACCCCAACCCCGTCGACATGTCCTGCACCTATAAAAAATATCCCGCAACCGTAAATTCCAATTTATCGAGACCGTAAAATGCGTATGACCATAAAAACCATTCTGCAACCGTAAATTCCAATTTATCGAGACCGTAAAATGCGTATAACCATAAATACTATTCCACAATGGTAAATTCCAATTTATCGAGACCGTAAAATGTGTATGACCGTAAAAACCATTCCGCAACCATTAAAAACTGGCTTCTGTAATCGCAAAAAAGACTATTGACAATAAAAATTGTGTAGTTTTTATTGTCAAGAGTCGTTTTTACAGTCACACGCATTTTACGGTCTCGATATATTGGAATTTACGGTTGCAGGATGTTTTTTACGGGTGTGGGACTGGTTGACAGGGTTGGTTTGTTGGGGTGTTAAATATAGGTATTTTATAGTCTCGATAAATTGGAATTTACGGTTGCGGAATGGTTTTTATGGTCATACGTATTTTACGGTCTCGATAAATTGGAAATTATAGTTGCGGGACCGGTTGATGGGGTTGGGTTGTTGGGGGTGttaaatagctatttttagCGCAACGCTAAGAATAGCAgtgccctatatatatatatatatatataattagaaCTAAATCTTAAAATTATGTCCATCCAAATGATTGTGTTCATAGGTATGaacttaaaaaaattgaacCAAAACATAATGCTATAAATTGCTAACTATTTTGTTTacaattactatttttttaagccTCAACACTCGGGTACaagctgtagtatctgaatGCACGTTCAAACGCACACCACACCCTACACGCACATCCACACACACCCTAAGGTGCACGCTAGACCTACAATCTATTCTCACACATGCCTATTGAAGAGATTCACGAAGCCTCAGGCTTCGCAAGCGACAAGCATGTCACCCTCCCATTGTGGACCACAGGTGCTTGAGGCTGTTcggaagtttattttgtttacaaTTACTGTTGGACATCTTGAAGATCTTATTTAAGATATTCAAACTCATATATCTGTATTTTGTAATTTTGGTAAGCCCCAAAGATGTGGTTTCATCCAGGTATGTAGCACAATGCATGTACCAATTCTGAGTTAAATATATCAAGTCCACAGTCATCCGATCAATACCAATTTTGAAATAACTAGCACTAATCTGCAACTGACATATGCACA harbors:
- the LOC133888589 gene encoding pumilio homolog 3-like isoform X1; protein product: MAPFGDGGGGEHAEEGWDARRGWDPLRSGSAPPTMEGSAAAAEGLFGGDGASFFSGMDGLGLGARLDEVSRQRGAAAQEHFGNSASLSVGPPGLLLNGTGELDEWQFGPSRVHSVGATTNYTAFDMGSLWTDVEMDSAEFRRHVQNRFVSNMEKMNPYGSRDLNASYVSDSDLSDALSGLRLSNAAVMDERNHEEELLDEILKRRRDFSTKIGDDNRSALAANDFCTPRSERFNVRPLPICGDGILRRQTSTLDGSNASRISRHHIKDADHLSVAEQLAMMRSGNLHREANLFRNATMTNMINPRSNRYNSITDLDLVRNQKAFREDLYAHQYLQGDSLFQPASGLSYNDSRFYHDEPCFPYSRMQRSGSHFRPNSGTIPSHGDRQSQFFPFNKKATGRNTGPHVYHDSTVANYLEVLSLDNADRNGADSVELVDVVGRVKEVSMDQYGSRFIQQKLENASGDDREEIFPEILSNAIALTTDVFGNYVIQKFFEFATESQLIQLADQLKSHILELSLQMYGCRVVQKVLEVVDMDRKIDIVHELKNFVLKCIADQNGNHVIQKCIECVPEDRIPFVIEPILSQIFVLCTHQYGCRVIQRLLEHCHDPATQSAIMDEIVQHTFRLTDDKFGNYVVQHVLQHGKPEERSSIIQKLSGQVVILSKQKFASNVIEKCLAFGTPEERDGLIGEIISSSQTFQELMKDQFGNYVVQRVLQTCDDKYLEMILKSIKLHLNELKNYTYGKHIVARVEKLIVTGEKRARLASMNCLHQQSPNCTDVDANPF
- the LOC133888589 gene encoding pumilio homolog 3-like isoform X2, which gives rise to MGSLWTDVEMDSAEFRRHVQNRFVSNMEKMNPYGSRDLNASYVSDSDLSDALSGLRLSNAAVMDERNHEEELLDEILKRRRDFSTKIGDDNRSALAANDFCTPRSERFNVRPLPICGDGILRRQTSTLDGSNASRISRHHIKDADHLSVAEQLAMMRSGNLHREANLFRNATMTNMINPRSNRYNSITDLDLVRNQKAFREDLYAHQYLQGDSLFQPASGLSYNDSRFYHDEPCFPYSRMQRSGSHFRPNSGTIPSHGDRQSQFFPFNKKATGRNTGPHVYHDSTVANYLEVLSLDNADRNGADSVELVDVVGRVKEVSMDQYGSRFIQQKLENASGDDREEIFPEILSNAIALTTDVFGNYVIQKFFEFATESQLIQLADQLKSHILELSLQMYGCRVVQKVLEVVDMDRKIDIVHELKNFVLKCIADQNGNHVIQKCIECVPEDRIPFVIEPILSQIFVLCTHQYGCRVIQRLLEHCHDPATQSAIMDEIVQHTFRLTDDKFGNYVVQHVLQHGKPEERSSIIQKLSGQVVILSKQKFASNVIEKCLAFGTPEERDGLIGEIISSSQTFQELMKDQFGNYVVQRVLQTCDDKYLEMILKSIKLHLNELKNYTYGKHIVARVEKLIVTGEKRARLASMNCLHQQSPNCTDVDANPF